The nucleotide sequence TGATCGACGCCGTATCGGCGGCGGTCGCGGGCGACGACCCGGCCGACGCCCTCGTCTCGGCCGCCGCCATCTCCGATTTCACGGTCGAGCGCGCCGGCGAGAAGATCCGCTCGGGCGAGCCGATCACCCTCGAACTGGAACCGACGCCGAAGCTCCTCGACGCCGTGCGTGCCGACCACCCCGGCCTCGCGATGGTCGGGTTCAAGGCGGAGACCGGCGGCGACGACGAGGCGATGATCGAGCGGGCTCGACGCCTCCGGGACCGTGTCGACCTGGCGTTCGTCGTCGCCAACGACGCGTCGGTGATGGGGGGTGACGACACCCGGGCGCTGGTGGTCGACGCGGACGACGTGGATCGGTTCCGGGGCTCGAAGGGCGGCCTGGGCCGGCGGGTCGCCGACCGTCTCGCGACGACCCTCGACTGACGGATCGACGGCCGCGTAGGGACGCTCGCCGGCCGTATAGCAATAGTTATGAAAGCGGAACCGAACGCTACACGATGATACGAATGCACGGGAGAGCCACCGCTCGGGTCGCCGGAGGTCGACCGCCCGATGGCGGGTGAAGGCGGACGCGACGTACTCGTCCCGGTCGGTGACTCGGAGACGTTGCGGCGGACGGTGACGTACGCGGTCGAACGAGCTTACGCGTCGGTCACCGAAGACGCGGACGAGGGCGAGGTGACGGTCGACACCGTGGGGACGCCGCTCACGCTCCACTTCGTCTACCCCGCGCGCTGGCGCACCGTCGAGGCCGACCCGGCGGACGTCGAGTCCGCGCGGACGCTGCTGGACCGGGTCGTCGCCTGGGCACGTGAGGACCTCGACGGGTTGACCGCCGAGGACGCCCCCGAGACCGTCGTCTTCGAGTCGTCCATCGTCGGGACGAACGAGTACGTCTTCAGCCCCGGCGACTTCGCCGACGTCATCGCGGGCTACGCCGCGGCGAACGACGTCCAGCGGGTCGTCGTCGATCCGTCCTTTCGTCCCGGCGGGAGCGCTCCGATCCTGCGCTCCTTCGAGGCGGAACTCGCGGACCGGGGCTTCGACGTACTGGAGGCGCCGGTCACCCGCCGGACGCGGCGGAGCCTCCCCTTTACCGCCATCGGCCTCCCCGAGTTCTTCGTGGTCTTCTCCGCGTCCTTCCTGTTTTACCTGGCGCTCGGCGGGTGGCACGTCACCGACCCGTACGAACTGATCACGGGCGTCGCCACGGCCGGGGTGGTGGCGGTCACCCTCGCTAGCGTGGCACTCAAAGGCGAGGTGCCGAACCTGCGGTTCGTCGCCGCCACGCTCGCCCGGCTGGCGGCGTACACGCCGATCCTGCTCTGGGAGATCGCGAAGGCGAACGTCGCGCTCGCGTACGTGGTGTTGCATCCGCGTCTCCCCATCGACCCGCGGATGGTCGAGTTCGACGCCGCGGTCTGGGGCGACATGCCCGTCACCACGCTCGCCAACTCGATCACGCTGACACCGGGGACGCTGACGGTCGACGTGAGCCGCCAGCACTTCCTCGTCCACGCGCTGATCCCCGACGCGGAGACGGACCTCCTCGACGGGAAACTCGAACGACTCGTCCGCTTCGTCTTCTACGGCCGCGAGTCGGCACGCATCGCCTCGCCGCGCGAACGGCTCGACGACCGGGAGGGTGAGTCGTGACGCCGTTCCTCCTCGCGGCCGCCGGCGGCCCCGACGTCACCGTCTCCGCGACGTTGTCGTCGATCCTCCTCGCCGCGGCCGCGGCCTTCACGCTGTTCGCGGTGGTCCTCCTCTACCGGGTCGTCCGCGGCCCGACCACGCAGGACCGCATCGTCGCCATCAACGTCGTCGGGACGAACACCGTCATCGTCATCGCGCTGGTGAGCGTCGCCCTCGGCGAGTACGGCTACCTCGACGTGGCTCTGGTGTACGGCCTGCTCAACTTCGTCATGAGCATCGCCGTCTCGAAGATCACCGTCGAGTGGGGTGGTGTCCTGTGACGCCGATCGAGATCCTGGCGGCGGTTTTCGTCGTCGTCGGGACCTTCTTCGGCTTCGTCGCCACCGTCGGCCTCGTCCGCCTGCCCGGCCTCTACGCCCGCCTGCACGCGGCGTCGAAAAGCGACACCCTCGGCTCGGTCCTGTCGCTTGCCGGTATCGCCATCGTCCTCGGTGTGAGCACCGAGTCGCTGAAGCTCGTCTTCCTGTTGCTCTTCCTGTTCGTGACGAGCCCGACGGCCGCCCACGCCATCGCCCGCGCCGCCAAGGAGGAGGGGATCGAACCGACCGGCGAGGACGCCCGGATCGGCGACGAGGGAGGTGAGTCGTGAGCCTCTCCGTCCCCGTCGCGGTCGTCCTCCTGTTCATGCTGGGGAGCGCGCTCGCGGCCGCCGTCATCCGCGACGTGGTCGGCAGCATCGTCGCCTTCGCCGGCTACAGCTTCGGCGTCGCCGTCCTCTGGGCGTTCCTCCGGGCCCCCGACGTCGCGCTCACGGAGGCGGCCGTCGGCGCCGGGATCACGACGGTCCTCTTCTTGCTCACCATCGCCCGGACGACGGTCACCCGCTCCGAGCGGTTCGAGGGGATCGGCCTCCGCTCCGGGCTGGCGGTCGTCGCCGTCGTCGTCACGGTCGGCGCGACGGTGCCGGCGCTCCCCGCGGTCGGCGATCCGTCGGCCCCGGTCCTCGCCGGCGAGGTGAGCCAGCACTACCTCTCCAACGCCTACGACGACACCGGCGTGACGAACGTCGTCACGGCCGTCCTCGTCGGCTACCGTGGCTTCGACACCCTCGGCGAGGTGGCCGTCGTCTTCGCCGCCGGCATCGCCATGTTGCTCGTCCTCCGACGGGAGGCGTTCGTATGAGCGACCGTGACCCGACCCCAGACCCGGCGGCCGACTCCGAACGCGCCGGCGACGACGACGACCGGCCCGACGCGGGACCCGACGGCGAGGGGTCCATCTCACGGCCCGCCGACGAGCGGCCCCCCTACGTCGAGAGCACGATCATCATGACGACCGTCCGGGTGATCGCCCCCTTCGTTCTCACCCTCGGCGTGTTCGTGATGTTCCACGGCGCGAGCTCCGCGGGCGGCGGGTTCCAGGGCGGCGTCATCGCCGCGACGACCGTCGTCATGCTCGGGTTCGCGTTCGGTATCGAACCCATCGCCGCGCACCTGCGGAACGAACAGCTCGCCCTCCTCGTCCTCTCCGGGGTCGGAACCTTCCTCCTCATCGGCCTGGGGGGCTATCTCGTCGGCGGCAACTTCCTCCAGGTCTCCGGATACGAGACGTTGTTCCACCATGGCAGCAAATACAGCATCGAACTCGTCGAAGTCGGCATCGGCGTCGTGGTGTCGGGCGTCATCACCGGCCTCTTCTTCCTGCTGGGGACCGGGGTCGACGTCGACGACGACGCCGGCTCGGAGGGGGATCGGTAGATGATCGAACTCCTCACGACGAAGTACACCTACCTCGTCGTGGTGGCGCTGCTCGGCATCGGCGCGTACGTCATGATCGAGAGCGACAACTTCGTGAAGAAGATCATCGGGATGAACGTCTTCCAGACCGGCATCTTCGTCTTCTTCATCTCGGCGGGCTTCCACACCGAGGGCCGTTCCCCGGTGGTCCAGAGCGGCGGCGGTGGCGGCCCCTTCGTCTCGCCGCTGCCGCACGTGCTCATCCTGACCGCCATCGTCGTCGGGGTGAGCCTGACGGCCGTCGCGCTCGGCCTCGTCGTCCGCATCTACGAGAGCTACGGCACGATCAACGAGCGCACGCTGGAGGAGGTGCGCACGGATGAGTGACGCCTACCTCCCCCTCCTGGTCGCCCTCCCGCTGTTGGGGGCGCTGCTCGCCGTCGCGGCCGGACTGGGCTCCGAGCGGGGACCGGCGGTCGTCGCGCCGGTCGTCCTCGCCGCCCAGACGGGGCTCGCGGGGTGGCTCGGCTCCCGGGCCATCCTCGACGGTCCGCTCTCGGTGGGGGTCGGCGGCTTCGTCGCCCCCTACGGCATCGAACTCGTCGTCGACGGCCTGTCGGCCG is from Haloplanus salinarum and encodes:
- a CDS encoding monovalent cation/H+ antiporter subunit E, with the protein product MAGEGGRDVLVPVGDSETLRRTVTYAVERAYASVTEDADEGEVTVDTVGTPLTLHFVYPARWRTVEADPADVESARTLLDRVVAWAREDLDGLTAEDAPETVVFESSIVGTNEYVFSPGDFADVIAGYAAANDVQRVVVDPSFRPGGSAPILRSFEAELADRGFDVLEAPVTRRTRRSLPFTAIGLPEFFVVFSASFLFYLALGGWHVTDPYELITGVATAGVVAVTLASVALKGEVPNLRFVAATLARLAAYTPILLWEIAKANVALAYVVLHPRLPIDPRMVEFDAAVWGDMPVTTLANSITLTPGTLTVDVSRQHFLVHALIPDAETDLLDGKLERLVRFVFYGRESARIASPRERLDDREGES
- a CDS encoding monovalent cation/H+ antiporter complex subunit F, which gives rise to MSSILLAAAAAFTLFAVVLLYRVVRGPTTQDRIVAINVVGTNTVIVIALVSVALGEYGYLDVALVYGLLNFVMSIAVSKITVEWGGVL
- the mnhG gene encoding monovalent cation/H(+) antiporter subunit G, which produces MTPIEILAAVFVVVGTFFGFVATVGLVRLPGLYARLHAASKSDTLGSVLSLAGIAIVLGVSTESLKLVFLLLFLFVTSPTAAHAIARAAKEEGIEPTGEDARIGDEGGES
- a CDS encoding DUF4040 domain-containing protein, encoding MSLSVPVAVVLLFMLGSALAAAVIRDVVGSIVAFAGYSFGVAVLWAFLRAPDVALTEAAVGAGITTVLFLLTIARTTVTRSERFEGIGLRSGLAVVAVVVTVGATVPALPAVGDPSAPVLAGEVSQHYLSNAYDDTGVTNVVTAVLVGYRGFDTLGEVAVVFAAGIAMLLVLRREAFV
- a CDS encoding MnhB domain-containing protein, with translation MTTVRVIAPFVLTLGVFVMFHGASSAGGGFQGGVIAATTVVMLGFAFGIEPIAAHLRNEQLALLVLSGVGTFLLIGLGGYLVGGNFLQVSGYETLFHHGSKYSIELVEVGIGVVVSGVITGLFFLLGTGVDVDDDAGSEGDR
- a CDS encoding cation:proton antiporter subunit C, producing MIELLTTKYTYLVVVALLGIGAYVMIESDNFVKKIIGMNVFQTGIFVFFISAGFHTEGRSPVVQSGGGGGPFVSPLPHVLILTAIVVGVSLTAVALGLVVRIYESYGTINERTLEEVRTDE